GGCCGTCACCGGGTTTGAAGCTGTCAGTTTGGAACCCGGCAGTTTCCTGGCCGATCATCTGGCTCAGCCACTTCGCGGTTTCAAAATCATTCACCCCGAAGACCTGTTGCACCCCGGCATTGGCAATGAACGTCCCCGCGCGCTCGCCGTAGAGGTCCTTGAGCTGGCTCATGTCCTGCAGGATCGGCCAGAGTTGCAACCCATAGCCCGCCATCAGCCCCATGGCGCGCTCCACGGCCTCCAGACGGCCCAGAGCGGCAAACTCGTCCAGCAGGAACAGCGTGGGCGTCTTGAGGCGCTGTGTGCTCCCCTGAGCGCCTGCGGGGCCGCTCTGGGGCCTCACGGACGCCTCAGCGTCCCGTGCAATGTCCTGAAGGGCCTGAGACACCAGAAGGCGCAGCCAGCGGCTGTAGGCGTCCATCCGGTTCGGGGGCAGCACCAGAAACACCGAAGCGATCCGGTGGCGCAGATCGGAGAAATGGAAATCCGACCGCGACAGCACTTTGGCAATGCGCGGGCTGTCCAAAAAATGGGTGTGGCGCTGTGCATTCGACAGCACCGAGGCGGCTTCGCGATCCGCTTTGCCCAGAAACCGGTTGGCGGCGCGGGCAATCAGCCCGCCCGCCGCATCGCTGTCCTGCATCAGCTCCAGCAGCGCCCGCAGCTTTTCCGGGGGCAGGGTGAGATATTCCCGGACGGTGGCAAGTGTGCGGCGGTCACGGTCCTCGTGGCAGACGCAGAACATGATCAGCCCGCCGAGGATGGCCTTGGCCTCCTCGTTCCAATGCGCTTCCGTGACCTGTCCCGGCGGGTCCATGACCAGCGCCTCTGTCAGGGAAGCGGCATCCTCGCCCAGATCAAGGCTGTCCGGTCTCAGCCGGTCGAGCGGATTGTAGGCGGCAGAGGGCATCCCGGAGACCTCAAACGGATCGAGGACGTGGACCGTTCCGAACCGCCGCCGGGCTTCCCCGGCGATCCGGGCATTCTCGCCCTTTGGGTCGATGACCAGGACCGAGCGTTCCGCCGCCAACAGGTTCGGGATGACGGTGCCGACGCCTTTCCCGGCTCGTGTCGGCGCAAGCGTGATCAGATGGGCCGGGCCGTCATAGCGCAGCAGCCGTCCGGTGTGCGGGTTGCGCCCGATCAGAAGGCCGTCTTCCCGCTGGAGTTTCTTCAGCTCCTTGCGGTTGGCGAAGCGGGCGGAGCCGTGGCTGTCGCCGGTCAGCCCGAAGAAGGCGTCCGCGCCAGAGGCCATGCGCCAATACTGGAACCCGAAGACAGCACCGACAAAAATGAACGGGCCGAAGACCAGCCACTGCCACGCGCTTTCGCCGGGCGGCTGTTCAAAGAAGGCAAAGATGAACGGTGTGGCCACGAGCGCCCCGATCATCGCGCCGAACAGGACAGCGCCGATCATCCAGCCCAATAGGATGGGCGTGAAGATCAATCGACCGAAGAACCGGAACAGCCCTCCGAAGACGAGCATCACGCCCCGCATCAGGACGGCGTTTCCGGATCAGAGCTGGACGAGGCAGGGGAGGGCGTCCCCCAGTCAGCGAAGGCCTTGCGATCCTGTTCGCGGGGCAGGTTGCGGATCAGCCGGTCGAGCATCGCGGCGGCCCCGGAATCCCGTTCCGCCAGATCGAGGAGCGCACCGCCCAGGATCACCTTGCGCCGGGTATCCAACTTGCGCTGTCTGGTGGCTTCCCGGTTCTTCAGTGCCTGAAGACGTGCCTTGGCCTGGGCATATCGTTTCTCGGCCCGTTCGAGTTCGGTATCTGCCAATGTGCGTCTCCATCTTTGAAAAGAGCAGGTGGACAGGTTGGTCTTGTCAGATCGAGCGATAGCGCTTACCCGTAGGCCTGTAAAGGACAAGGGCGCACTTATGCAAACTCTCCACCTGCGGTTCCGAGATTTGCGTGCGATCTCTCTGGGGCCACGCCCCGACCGATGGTCATCCCCTTCGATCCGTGCCGTATCGACATGGAAGGGCGCGCTGCCCCTTCCAAACCATCCCAGCCCAACCTTGGCGGTTGGATCGCCCCCCGCAAGGTCGCGCCAGCGTCTCGCCCGATGCCCCACGGTGGGGGCCGGTCTGGCGCTGGCGTCTCCCTTGCAGGGGGCGTGGATCGTCGGACCTTCCGGTGCCGATCCACGCCGGGTTTGCCCTCGG
This genomic window from Sulfitobacter sp. OXR-159 contains:
- a CDS encoding type IV secretory system conjugative DNA transfer family protein; the protein is MRGVMLVFGGLFRFFGRLIFTPILLGWMIGAVLFGAMIGALVATPFIFAFFEQPPGESAWQWLVFGPFIFVGAVFGFQYWRMASGADAFFGLTGDSHGSARFANRKELKKLQREDGLLIGRNPHTGRLLRYDGPAHLITLAPTRAGKGVGTVIPNLLAAERSVLVIDPKGENARIAGEARRRFGTVHVLDPFEVSGMPSAAYNPLDRLRPDSLDLGEDAASLTEALVMDPPGQVTEAHWNEEAKAILGGLIMFCVCHEDRDRRTLATVREYLTLPPEKLRALLELMQDSDAAGGLIARAANRFLGKADREAASVLSNAQRHTHFLDSPRIAKVLSRSDFHFSDLRHRIASVFLVLPPNRMDAYSRWLRLLVSQALQDIARDAEASVRPQSGPAGAQGSTQRLKTPTLFLLDEFAALGRLEAVERAMGLMAGYGLQLWPILQDMSQLKDLYGERAGTFIANAGVQQVFGVNDFETAKWLSQMIGQETAGFQTDSFKPGDGPSFSNNLTGRDLLTPDEIMQLRPENQLLRVQGQATAVAQKLRYYADPEFKGLFVPQDQ
- a CDS encoding mobilization protein, which codes for MADTELERAEKRYAQAKARLQALKNREATRQRKLDTRRKVILGGALLDLAERDSGAAAMLDRLIRNLPREQDRKAFADWGTPSPASSSSDPETPS